In Desulfoplanes formicivorans, a genomic segment contains:
- the yjjX gene encoding inosine/xanthosine triphosphatase — protein MHIILGSHNPVKLQAVKEVMKTIPGLASAEIQAVKADSGVPDQPRGFEETILGARNRAREAFCHGDWGIGLESGIIPVPLTRTGFMNLTACVIFDGTTAYTGLGPAFELPEKVVEHVTVRGLELDQAVNASGMSDHPRIGYDQGIIGIMTQGRVTRMEYTKPAVLMALAGMDI, from the coding sequence ATGCACATCATCCTCGGTTCCCACAATCCGGTCAAACTGCAGGCAGTCAAGGAAGTCATGAAGACCATTCCCGGTTTGGCCTCGGCCGAAATCCAGGCCGTCAAGGCAGATTCCGGAGTTCCCGATCAGCCACGCGGGTTTGAAGAAACCATCCTCGGGGCCCGCAATCGCGCCCGGGAAGCCTTTTGTCACGGCGACTGGGGCATTGGTCTTGAATCCGGGATCATTCCCGTGCCCCTGACCCGAACTGGCTTCATGAATCTGACGGCTTGCGTCATCTTTGATGGAACCACGGCCTATACCGGTCTTGGCCCTGCCTTTGAACTGCCCGAAAAGGTTGTCGAGCACGTAACCGTGCGCGGCCTTGAACTCGACCAGGCCGTGAACGCATCAGGCATGTCCGACCATCCGCGCATCGGGTATGATCAGGGGATCATCGGCATCATGACCCAGGGTCGGGTTACCCGCATGGAATATACCAAACCGGCCGTGCTCATGGCCCTGGCAGGCATGGACATCTGA
- a CDS encoding CBS and ACT domain-containing protein, whose amino-acid sequence MLVKNWMTEGCINLSGETTVLDASDIMRRSNVRQFPVIDDEGALVGIVSDRDIRDAMPSKYLPGDVVPNQENNLLTLKVKDIMTVDPLVTAPDETVETVAAILLQNKIGALPVVGKGNALVGIITEVDVFRYLCATSGGSIMAGIQLIFEIEDTPGAAIDLLSYLRGEKIRLTSVLTSYKNVKKGYRRVSIRVQSTGEHSLESLADLLKKKFTLTHYVKDGRAVAMPA is encoded by the coding sequence ATGCTTGTGAAGAATTGGATGACCGAAGGCTGCATCAATCTCAGTGGCGAGACAACGGTCCTTGACGCCAGTGACATCATGCGCAGGTCCAATGTACGACAGTTTCCTGTCATTGACGACGAAGGTGCACTCGTGGGGATTGTTTCGGACCGTGATATCCGAGATGCCATGCCATCCAAGTATCTGCCCGGCGATGTGGTTCCCAATCAGGAAAACAATCTGCTGACCTTGAAGGTCAAGGACATCATGACGGTGGACCCTCTGGTCACGGCACCCGATGAGACCGTGGAAACCGTTGCAGCCATCCTGTTACAGAATAAGATCGGGGCGTTGCCCGTTGTGGGCAAGGGTAACGCTCTCGTGGGGATCATCACCGAGGTGGATGTGTTCAGATATCTGTGCGCCACGTCGGGTGGTTCCATCATGGCCGGCATTCAGCTGATCTTTGAGATCGAGGATACGCCTGGCGCGGCTATTGATCTGTTGAGCTACCTGCGCGGAGAAAAGATTCGACTCACAAGTGTTCTGACTTCCTATAAAAATGTGAAAAAGGGCTATCGCAGGGTTTCCATCAGGGTCCAAAGTACGGGCGAACATTCCCTTGAATCCTTGGCTGATCTGTTGAAGAAAAAGTTCACCCTCACCCATTATGTCAAGGATGGCCGGGCCGTGGCCATGCCTGCCTAG
- a CDS encoding aminopeptidase P family protein, whose amino-acid sequence MFEPHIYRQRRDTLCRAMGSGILLFVGHEAVAVNAPDHVVPFRQDSSFLYYFGHNVPGLVGIMDAGSGKHLLFGPNPDPEAFIWTGPQPSIQDLALAAGADEGLDIAVLPGHLNALMQHHAVVHFLPPYRPDTRIVLGHLLDLPLESLDERASCDLTRAVIAQRSVKSDLEIAEIEAALDISSAMYARVFAYACPGRTEQEVKAALEGEVLARGSRTSFASIVTTRGNVLHNHNANRTLAAGDLLLIDSGAESPNGYASDITRTFPVGGEFSPLQKDLYAIVLEAQKRAIDALGPGGMFVHAHMEAARAIVQGLKDMGVMQGNTDDAVREGAHALFFVHGIGHMLGLDCHDMESLGEDLVGYDATIARSTQFGLRSLRLARKVQPGFVATVEPGIYVIPELIASWRSQNRCASFIRYDAIERLNGFTGIRIEDDVVVEQGGARVLGTPIPKELWQMEQIGG is encoded by the coding sequence ATGTTTGAGCCACATATCTATCGACAACGACGTGACACCCTGTGCCGGGCCATGGGCTCCGGCATCCTCTTGTTTGTGGGCCATGAGGCCGTGGCGGTGAATGCGCCCGACCATGTTGTTCCGTTCAGGCAGGACAGCTCCTTTCTCTACTATTTTGGGCACAATGTGCCGGGTTTGGTGGGGATCATGGATGCCGGGTCCGGCAAGCATCTGCTTTTTGGGCCCAATCCCGATCCCGAGGCGTTCATCTGGACGGGGCCGCAACCGAGCATCCAGGACCTCGCCCTTGCGGCGGGTGCGGACGAGGGGCTGGATATTGCCGTATTGCCGGGACACCTGAACGCGTTGATGCAGCACCATGCCGTGGTTCACTTTTTGCCACCCTACCGGCCGGATACCAGGATTGTGCTGGGGCACTTGTTGGATCTGCCCTTGGAATCTCTGGATGAGCGGGCTTCCTGCGATCTGACCCGGGCAGTCATTGCCCAGCGCAGCGTCAAGTCCGACCTGGAGATTGCCGAGATCGAAGCAGCCCTTGACATTTCTTCGGCCATGTATGCCCGGGTCTTTGCCTATGCCTGTCCCGGACGGACGGAGCAGGAGGTCAAGGCGGCTCTTGAAGGGGAGGTCCTTGCCCGGGGCAGCAGAACCTCCTTTGCAAGCATTGTGACCACCCGGGGGAATGTCCTGCACAATCACAATGCCAATCGCACCCTTGCTGCCGGTGATCTGCTGCTCATTGATTCGGGTGCCGAGTCCCCCAACGGGTATGCTTCGGACATCACCCGAACCTTTCCTGTTGGCGGTGAGTTTTCCCCGCTGCAAAAAGACCTGTATGCCATTGTGCTGGAAGCCCAGAAACGGGCCATTGATGCCCTTGGTCCGGGGGGCATGTTCGTGCATGCCCACATGGAGGCGGCCCGGGCCATTGTCCAGGGACTCAAGGACATGGGGGTGATGCAGGGGAACACGGACGATGCCGTGCGCGAAGGGGCTCATGCCCTTTTTTTCGTACATGGCATCGGTCACATGCTGGGGCTTGATTGCCATGACATGGAAAGCCTGGGCGAGGATCTTGTGGGGTATGATGCAACGATTGCGCGAAGTACCCAGTTCGGATTGCGTTCCCTCCGTCTTGCCCGCAAGGTTCAGCCGGGATTTGTGGCCACTGTGGAACCAGGCATCTATGTCATTCCCGAACTGATCGCCTCATGGCGCAGTCAGAACCGGTGTGCCTCTTTTATCCGCTATGATGCCATCGAACGGCTGAACGGATTCACGGGGATACGCATTGAGGATGATGTGGTGGTGGAGCAGGGCGGAGCACGCGTTCTTGGCACACCCATTCCCAAGGAGCTCTGGCAAATGGAGCAAATTGGGGGTTGA
- a CDS encoding DNA polymerase IV encodes MILHLDMDAFFASVEQADNPELRGKPVIIGTGSRAVASTCSYEARAFGVRSAMPLYKARRLCPHGIFLPGRMHRYKEISRTIFKLLHEFSPIIEKASIDECYLDITGTSRLFGPPARLARLMQQRVWETCNLTCSIGVAPVKFLAKIASDWHKPRGITIIETEQVAPFLAQLPVSKIPGVGRKTLPLLQRLGIVYASQVLDFSKQFWEDRLGKQGAVLYARAQGKDPGRVVTQTARKSCSAENTLAEDTSDPHLLRSWLLTQSRDVASQLRRMGVRGRTITLKIKFADFTAMTRSKTLAAPTRSSGIIFETASLLLESCSLGKQVRLIGVGVSQFAENTPGLPFLQDPRKAKLDKLDEAMDAIAKRFGESMVQSASLLTFQERTRD; translated from the coding sequence ATGATCCTGCATCTTGATATGGACGCCTTTTTTGCCTCGGTGGAGCAGGCGGATAATCCGGAATTACGGGGCAAGCCCGTGATCATCGGCACGGGATCCCGCGCTGTTGCCTCCACCTGTTCCTATGAGGCGCGGGCCTTTGGCGTGCGTTCGGCCATGCCCTTGTATAAGGCTCGCAGGCTCTGTCCCCACGGGATCTTTCTCCCGGGGAGGATGCACAGATACAAAGAGATTTCCCGGACCATCTTCAAGCTCCTGCACGAGTTTTCACCCATCATCGAAAAAGCCTCCATTGACGAGTGCTATCTGGATATTACGGGCACCAGCAGGCTGTTTGGTCCTCCAGCAAGGCTTGCCCGGCTCATGCAGCAGCGCGTTTGGGAAACATGCAATCTGACCTGTTCCATCGGGGTGGCCCCGGTGAAATTTCTGGCCAAGATCGCCTCGGACTGGCACAAACCCCGGGGAATCACCATTATCGAGACGGAACAGGTTGCCCCTTTTCTTGCCCAGCTGCCCGTGTCGAAAATTCCCGGTGTTGGTCGCAAGACCTTGCCACTGCTCCAGCGACTGGGTATAGTCTATGCCTCTCAAGTTCTTGATTTTTCGAAACAATTCTGGGAAGATCGATTGGGCAAGCAGGGGGCGGTGTTGTATGCCAGGGCCCAGGGAAAGGATCCCGGCAGGGTGGTGACCCAAACGGCCAGAAAATCCTGCAGTGCCGAAAACACCCTGGCCGAGGACACCTCGGATCCGCACCTGTTGCGTTCCTGGCTTTTGACCCAGAGCCGCGATGTGGCGAGTCAATTACGCCGTATGGGGGTCAGGGGACGCACCATCACCCTGAAGATCAAGTTTGCGGATTTTACCGCCATGACCCGGAGTAAAACACTTGCCGCTCCGACCCGATCCAGCGGGATCATTTTTGAAACAGCCAGCTTGCTGCTTGAAAGTTGTTCTCTGGGCAAACAGGTACGCCTGATCGGTGTGGGGGTATCCCAGTTTGCAGAGAACACGCCGGGATTGCCGTTTTTGCAGGATCCCCGCAAGGCCAAGCTCGACAAGCTCGACGAAGCCATGGACGCCATTGCCAAACGTTTCGGAGAAAGCATGGTCCAGTCGGCATCCCTGCTCACCTTTCAGGAGCGTACCAGGGATTGA
- a CDS encoding CoA-binding protein yields the protein MANKTTLVVGASPKTERYSNMALHMLKEYGHEVLGVHPTLDDIDGIPCKRRIEEVDQPIHTVTLYVSPQRSESMQDALVALRPRRVIFNPGAECEPLKTRLQQEGIHCEEACTMVLLKTGQY from the coding sequence ATGGCAAACAAGACAACTCTGGTAGTTGGGGCAAGTCCCAAAACGGAACGCTATTCCAACATGGCCCTGCATATGCTCAAGGAGTATGGGCATGAGGTTCTTGGAGTCCATCCGACCCTGGACGACATTGATGGTATTCCCTGTAAACGGCGCATCGAGGAGGTTGATCAGCCCATCCACACGGTGACCCTGTATGTGAGTCCCCAACGCAGCGAATCCATGCAGGATGCCCTTGTGGCCCTTCGTCCCCGGCGGGTCATTTTCAATCCGGGTGCCGAATGCGAACCCCTCAAGACAAGGCTCCAGCAGGAGGGGATTCACTGTGAAGAGGCCTGCACCATGGTTCTTTTGAAAACCGGTCAATATTGA
- the dnaA gene encoding chromosomal replication initiator protein DnaA: protein MMNNSWPVIQTNLKNRLNPGIYQVWIKPLEGECDSRTLRLTAPNSFVASWVKDRLLDAIVKAAEEVLGFTPSISVHGATTKKQSSSPAPHTLSGSSTQPLQETHLGLPILPRKPVRTDFSWKFSFNDFVVGQSNEMAFMASHNFATQTFASDQLFLCSGPGLGKTHLIQAIGKAVAKASNRDHIRTIYLTAEEFANQMVHALKSRTIDHFKALYRDHTDILLLEDINFLQGKEKMQDELLATIKSLQSHGKKIVLTSSCLPKDLDRINPELSSRFCQGFISTITPPDFETRARIIRYKSKKYHVVIPDDVEELLAYKLSKDVRQLESCLHNLILKAQLLKENICQEMALQILQNYECSITGMDLQQIVSFICKAYDISAQELASRSRKKRNVLARNTAFFLARKYTDLSLEKIGKQFNRRHSTVLKGINFVKREISKKTHIGLQLEQTINKVAC, encoded by the coding sequence ATGATGAACAATTCATGGCCCGTCATACAAACAAATCTCAAGAACCGCCTCAACCCTGGCATATACCAGGTCTGGATCAAGCCTCTTGAGGGCGAGTGCGATTCCCGAACCCTTCGGCTGACCGCCCCGAATTCTTTTGTGGCGTCTTGGGTCAAGGACAGACTCCTTGATGCCATTGTCAAGGCTGCCGAAGAGGTTCTCGGATTTACGCCTTCCATTTCGGTCCATGGAGCAACCACCAAAAAACAATCCTCCAGCCCGGCGCCCCACACCTTGTCGGGTTCCTCAACTCAACCCCTTCAGGAAACGCACCTTGGCCTCCCCATTCTACCCAGAAAGCCGGTGCGTACAGATTTTTCCTGGAAATTTTCCTTCAACGACTTTGTAGTCGGCCAAAGCAATGAAATGGCCTTCATGGCTTCACACAATTTTGCCACCCAAACCTTTGCTTCGGACCAGTTGTTTCTCTGTTCCGGACCAGGCCTTGGCAAAACCCATCTCATTCAGGCCATTGGCAAGGCTGTTGCCAAGGCTTCCAACCGCGACCATATTCGGACCATTTACCTGACAGCCGAAGAATTTGCCAACCAGATGGTCCATGCCCTTAAATCCCGAACCATTGATCATTTCAAGGCACTTTACAGGGATCACACGGATATTCTTCTTTTGGAAGATATCAATTTCCTGCAGGGTAAAGAAAAAATGCAGGATGAGCTGCTTGCCACAATCAAGTCTCTGCAATCACACGGAAAAAAAATTGTTTTAACATCTTCGTGTCTTCCTAAGGATCTTGATCGCATCAATCCGGAACTTTCCTCGAGATTTTGTCAGGGCTTCATCAGCACTATCACTCCTCCCGACTTTGAAACAAGAGCTCGTATCATCCGCTACAAGTCGAAAAAGTACCATGTTGTCATTCCCGATGACGTGGAAGAACTGCTTGCCTATAAACTCAGCAAGGACGTGCGACAACTGGAAAGCTGCCTGCACAACCTCATTCTCAAGGCGCAACTTCTCAAGGAAAACATCTGCCAGGAAATGGCCTTGCAGATCCTGCAAAACTATGAATGTAGCATAACCGGGATGGATTTGCAGCAGATTGTTTCGTTTATTTGCAAAGCCTATGACATTTCAGCCCAGGAATTGGCATCAAGAAGCAGAAAGAAACGAAATGTCCTGGCCAGGAATACGGCTTTTTTTCTCGCCAGAAAGTATACGGATCTTTCCCTTGAAAAAATCGGCAAACAGTTCAACAGACGCCATTCCACCGTCCTCAAGGGCATCAACTTTGTCAAACGCGAGATCTCCAAAAAAACCCACATTGGTTTACAGCTCGAGCAAACCATCAACAAAGTCGCCTGCTGA
- a CDS encoding PilZ domain-containing protein — MISFRTNGKLREALKRKAKEEKRSLSAMIEVILYQKMAEFPTAKPSDRRGYPRKKDTLPVIIRAGNGSGKVVEGGTITNISFGGVRINMPKDVAHRIVEEEGEKDFDILFTLPDEPKPVSLRCQVRNVAEAGDTLIVGATFLQPDSPSCQSVQRHLM; from the coding sequence ATGATTTCATTTCGTACCAACGGGAAATTGCGCGAGGCTCTCAAGCGCAAGGCCAAGGAAGAAAAGCGTTCGCTCTCGGCCATGATCGAAGTCATTTTGTACCAGAAGATGGCGGAATTTCCCACTGCCAAGCCTTCGGATCGCAGGGGTTACCCGCGCAAGAAGGATACCCTGCCAGTGATCATCCGGGCGGGCAATGGAAGTGGCAAGGTTGTGGAAGGCGGTACCATCACCAATATTTCTTTTGGTGGCGTACGCATCAATATGCCCAAGGATGTTGCTCACCGCATTGTGGAAGAGGAAGGAGAAAAGGATTTCGATATTCTGTTCACCTTGCCGGATGAACCTAAACCTGTTTCTCTTCGGTGTCAGGTCAGGAATGTGGCCGAAGCAGGCGATACCCTGATTGTTGGTGCCACATTTTTGCAGCCTGATTCTCCCAGTTGCCAGTCGGTGCAACGGCATCTTATGTAA
- a CDS encoding autoinducer 2 ABC transporter substrate-binding protein: MHPWSTHRPFCVIFLLCILLAADPSEVLAQQTVTIVIMPKIVGIPYYVSVKRDGVDKAAAELPDARVIWIGPSQPLVQRQIRLIEKILPLRPDVIAVAANDAQKIQPILKKAASQGCHIMSWDADTGFREIFVNLVDYQKFGHNLVKTLVQQMGPRGQIAIVTTSFAAPNQSRWIEAIRQTIATSYPDISIATIRPAGENTENAMRITKGIIRDFPAIKGIIALGAPNLPGAAQALASLQREQAIALTGNSTPNIMKPYVKNGIVKRFWAWDVPNHGYLSVYTAYNLARGRIAAGKPFAAGKLGTFVPQKDSRGLFIIPGDPISFDAENINEASF; this comes from the coding sequence ATGCACCCGTGGAGCACTCATCGTCCCTTTTGTGTGATCTTCCTTTTGTGCATCCTGCTGGCAGCCGACCCATCTGAAGTGTTGGCGCAACAAACAGTAACCATCGTCATCATGCCCAAGATCGTGGGCATTCCCTACTATGTTTCCGTCAAGCGCGACGGAGTCGACAAGGCGGCTGCAGAACTTCCCGATGCCCGCGTCATCTGGATCGGTCCCTCCCAGCCCCTGGTGCAACGCCAGATCCGACTCATTGAAAAAATCCTGCCCCTGCGGCCCGATGTCATTGCCGTGGCCGCCAATGATGCCCAAAAAATACAACCCATACTCAAAAAAGCCGCCAGCCAGGGCTGCCATATCATGAGCTGGGACGCTGATACGGGTTTTCGTGAGATCTTTGTCAATCTCGTGGACTACCAGAAATTCGGCCACAACCTGGTCAAAACCCTTGTCCAGCAAATGGGCCCGCGTGGACAAATCGCCATCGTGACCACGAGCTTTGCCGCCCCCAACCAGTCACGTTGGATCGAGGCCATCAGACAGACCATTGCCACGTCCTATCCGGATATATCCATAGCAACCATACGGCCGGCTGGTGAAAACACGGAAAACGCCATGCGCATCACCAAGGGCATCATACGCGACTTTCCCGCCATCAAGGGAATAATCGCCCTTGGTGCACCCAATCTTCCGGGTGCGGCCCAGGCCCTGGCCTCCCTGCAACGCGAACAGGCCATTGCCCTGACCGGTAATTCCACGCCGAATATCATGAAGCCCTATGTCAAGAACGGCATTGTCAAACGCTTCTGGGCATGGGACGTTCCCAATCACGGGTACCTGAGCGTTTACACCGCGTACAATCTCGCCCGGGGCAGAATAGCGGCTGGCAAACCCTTTGCGGCCGGTAAACTGGGTACGTTTGTACCCCAAAAGGACTCCAGGGGACTGTTCATCATTCCGGGCGATCCCATTTCCTTTGATGCAGAGAACATCAATGAAGCCTCATTTTAA
- a CDS encoding ABC transporter substrate-binding protein, whose amino-acid sequence MILFLCVSAVLVGPGTAMPAKASKPHILVVMSHEQDCPWVQELSAGIQEVLGTTCDLSWEYMDATTHPQALSRKGKQIFEKFRHTPLAGILAADDAAQAHFVVPFIKDKSALPTIFVGVEKSPLTYGYPAQNVTGILKRHHLAQTLSFARMLIPNAYSVAFMLRETEAQQGLVQEIHDQSRTFPLQLISINQPATLEEALTMAADLRGKTDLLFVASLDGLVDEKGTPLLARDILSRIDLAFGKPILGATERQVLQGALLAVTQDGHIQGKIAASMLREALDGTPIQDIPIRTDIPGKRILNIAAMRALGINPKPAVLVGTRLVLPKP is encoded by the coding sequence ATGATTCTGTTCCTTTGCGTGTCAGCGGTCCTGGTGGGCCCAGGGACAGCCATGCCGGCCAAGGCCTCCAAACCGCACATCCTGGTTGTCATGAGCCATGAACAAGACTGTCCCTGGGTCCAGGAATTGTCCGCAGGCATCCAAGAGGTCCTTGGTACAACCTGCGATCTTTCGTGGGAGTACATGGACGCCACAACACACCCCCAGGCCTTGTCCCGCAAGGGCAAGCAGATTTTCGAAAAATTCAGGCACACCCCCCTTGCAGGCATCCTGGCAGCAGATGACGCTGCCCAGGCCCATTTTGTCGTTCCCTTCATCAAGGACAAGAGCGCGCTTCCCACCATTTTCGTGGGCGTTGAAAAGTCCCCCCTGACCTATGGGTATCCGGCCCAAAACGTCACCGGCATTCTCAAACGTCATCACCTTGCCCAAACCCTGTCCTTTGCCAGAATGCTCATCCCGAACGCGTATTCCGTGGCCTTCATGCTCCGGGAAACCGAAGCCCAGCAGGGACTCGTACAGGAGATTCACGATCAAAGCCGGACCTTTCCCTTGCAACTGATCTCCATCAACCAGCCGGCGACCCTTGAGGAAGCATTGACCATGGCTGCGGACCTGCGCGGCAAAACCGATCTTCTCTTTGTCGCGTCCCTGGACGGACTGGTTGATGAAAAAGGGACCCCCCTGCTGGCCAGGGACATCTTGTCACGCATAGACCTGGCCTTTGGTAAGCCCATCCTCGGGGCAACCGAGCGGCAGGTTCTCCAGGGAGCCCTTCTGGCAGTAACCCAGGATGGACATATTCAGGGCAAGATCGCCGCATCCATGCTGCGTGAGGCCCTTGATGGCACACCGATACAGGATATTCCCATCAGGACGGATATTCCGGGAAAACGCATCTTAAACATCGCGGCCATGCGCGCCTTGGGGATCAACCCCAAGCCCGCCGTCCTGGTTGGAACGCGCCTGGTTCTGCCCAAGCCATGA
- a CDS encoding ABC transporter substrate-binding protein encodes MKQLLLTTLLLLGVLAMPIHGAPRALVPDACTVLVVMSYHESYYGSISLRKAIKQHLGAQCTPVFFYLDSKRHFPKTSQKAREAYDLFRSLRPSGVIAADDNAQRFFVLPYLKNKAELPVIFCGVNADPAIYGYPTKHISGIIERPHIAETIALSRNLDPNISDILFITPNNTTGHAMRDQATKTAQTLGLSSPRFMTIANWKEMTTVMDSLVKKIDAVFLLGIEGVKDANGSVIPLETLIHRFTDRYPVPVLNDTSLGVASGALCTVEQSGEEQGRMASSMLLRALKGTPIAFLPIARNLEGKRYVNVTAIKQLGLHPRPAALRGTTLVRTRTFRNHTH; translated from the coding sequence ATGAAACAACTTTTGCTGACCACCTTACTGCTTCTTGGCGTGCTTGCCATGCCCATCCATGGAGCACCCCGGGCCCTGGTGCCCGACGCATGCACTGTTCTGGTGGTTATGAGCTATCATGAGTCATATTACGGGAGCATATCCCTGCGCAAAGCCATCAAGCAGCACCTTGGGGCCCAGTGCACTCCGGTCTTTTTCTACCTCGACTCCAAACGACATTTCCCCAAGACGTCCCAAAAGGCTCGGGAAGCCTATGACCTGTTCAGGTCTTTGCGTCCTTCGGGCGTCATTGCTGCCGACGACAACGCCCAAAGGTTCTTTGTGCTGCCCTACCTCAAGAACAAGGCGGAACTTCCGGTGATCTTTTGCGGGGTCAATGCCGATCCGGCAATATACGGCTATCCCACCAAGCATATCTCCGGAATCATCGAACGCCCCCATATTGCGGAAACCATTGCCCTGAGCCGCAACCTCGATCCGAACATATCCGACATACTTTTCATAACCCCGAACAACACCACCGGCCATGCCATGCGTGATCAGGCCACCAAGACCGCTCAAACCCTTGGCCTGTCCTCCCCGCGGTTCATGACCATTGCCAACTGGAAAGAAATGACCACGGTCATGGATTCCCTTGTCAAAAAGATTGATGCTGTTTTTCTTCTGGGCATAGAGGGCGTGAAGGACGCCAACGGTTCCGTCATCCCCCTTGAAACCCTGATACACCGTTTCACGGATCGCTACCCCGTTCCCGTCCTGAATGATACAAGCCTTGGCGTTGCCAGCGGTGCCTTGTGCACGGTGGAACAATCTGGCGAGGAACAGGGGCGCATGGCTTCATCCATGCTGTTGCGCGCGTTAAAAGGAACCCCCATTGCCTTCCTGCCCATTGCCAGAAATCTCGAGGGAAAACGCTATGTCAACGTGACCGCCATCAAGCAACTCGGATTGCATCCCCGTCCGGCAGCTCTCCGAGGGACCACACTGGTGAGAACCAGAACATTCCGGAATCATACACACTAA